In the genome of Pusillimonas sp. T7-7, the window TTGGAAAAACGAGTGGGCAACTTTTTGTTGTTTAGAGCGCTTTTTTCCTCGGTTATTCCTCGACGATGGTGTCGTGTTCGGCGGGCAGGATGATTTCAAGCAATTCGCAATCGTCTGACCACCCCAGGACGGTGTGCCGGATGTTGGGCGGTTGTACCCAACACGAGCCTTCTTTCATGGTGTGGACCCCTTCGCCTTCAAAATCCGTCTTGAACCAGCCTTTAAGCACGTATATAAGCTGAAGCTGGATATCGTGGCGATGTCGCTCGCTGAAGCTTTCTGAAAATGGCGCCGTCATTCTGATGACGTGTGCCGTGGCCGCACCGTGGGTTGCCAGTGCAACCCCCAGGTCCCGGTAGCTGGAGTAACTGCGCAGCCCGCCGGTTTTGAAGTCGTCTTCGTTGAGGTGGCTTACAGAAAAATGCTGATCGGTCGAGGTGTTGGCCGCCATGCTGAGCTCCTTTGTTTTGCTTGTGTCTCTGGTTTTTAGCATAGCACCCGGAGGGCCGCAGAGGTTGCTGCGTAGAAGGCGCCGTAACGTTACTTATCGGCCTTGGGGGCGCTCAAGCTCTTGCTGTAGTAGCCCGACGGGTCGAAGCAGCAAACTCGCTTCTTGCCTGAAGCCAGCATGTCGCAGGCATTCTCAACCCGGCGTGTGCGCGTCTTGGCCTGCTTTGCTGACTCAACCCAATGGATCCAGTCCAGTCGCGCAATGGTTGTCGTGCCGTCCCAGGTGGATTTGGCTGCGGGAAGAGCGGCCAGTGCTTCACGCAAGTCATCGGGTAGCTGTGGTTCGGGCTCCGGCGTAGCGGGAGAAATTTGAACCGTGACCATGTCGCCGGGTGTTACGCCGGCGACTTCCTGAAGCGCCTTGCTTAACTTGAGCCAGTGACTGAGCTTGCCGTCCGGCTCAAGCGTCGTTTGAAAAGGGTGGCCGTTAATCGTGCCTTCCACCGAAGTCCTGCCACGTCGAGGCAACGTGCTGCTGACCGCTTTTGGCAAGACAAGGAATGCCCATGTGTCATCTTTGCCGGGCTGCGCGGGGCGGTGCAGTATCGTCTTGAATGTGGACATGGCTGTTTGTATCAGATGGGTCAACTTGGGTGTGGCAAGGGGCGCAGGTTGATTCAGGTAAATACGTCTTCGATGCGCTGTGCATCCAATATCTGTACCGCCCAGCGATCCAGGTTTGACTGGTCTGCATCGGCCAAACGGACTTGAGCCCACTCGGGAATATTACCGAACTTGCGTGCGATCTGAGTAGCAAGGATGTCGGACACAGCCTCACGTTTGCCTTCTTTCAATCCTTCTTCACGCCCACGTCTGAGCGCGACGCGTTCAATGGTGTTGACGTAAGTCATGTTGTATTCCTCTTCGATCAGGCTGATGGCATGGATGAAGCGCTGTTCCATTGATGCTGGTAAGACTAGCATAGCATCCAGAATGTTGAATAGCTGCTCGATCTTTTTGCGTCCAAACCCCCAGTCGTGTAGATGGCGTACTAAGGCCGTTTTCCGTACGAATTGTTGCTGGCCTGCATGCCTGGAGTTGGCTTCCAACTGTGCCAGCACGACAACAGCGAAAGGGTTCTTGGGAGCCAGACGTAGCAACTCTTCCATGTGGGGGCGCCAGCTTTCCAGAATGGCGACGGGATAGCTGAACGTGAGGGTACAGCCATAGTGCTCGTAGCTATAAGTTTGCGTGGATGGACCGCCGCGGCGATGAGTAAGAACAGCGAGGCTGACCAGCGGATACTGTGGATGCTTTTCGCGCAGGCGTATGTGGTAGGTGAACATACGGGCCGGCAAATCGGTGTGGTTACGGACTCCGCCCTGAACCTCGGTGTGAATCAGCGTCAGGGAGTCTTGTCCGTTTAATAGGCGTACACGGACCAGTTTATCTACGTGCAGGCGACCGTGCTTGCTGCTGGCCGCCAATCTTTGCAGCTCTTTGTCTAGGAAAACGGGTTTGTGTGCCCAGTCGATTTGCGCGTGCAGGGTGGGCCAGAGTAAAGCCAAGAAATCGGGAAAGTAGGCGTCCAGCGCATTTTTCCACGCACCGTCGTAATCTGGAGGCGCCTGGGTCGCAGTGCTTCCTGATGAGGGGGTGTCGCAAGGGTCATCTTTGGGAAGGTCTGGCATAGCGGGGGCGTGGATGCGAAGACTAAACCCCGACTATGCCTGGCCGTGTTGCTGGAGAACAGCGCGAGTGACTGTAAAGATCACAGGGCAAAAGTACTGTGTATACGTAAGCTCAGGAGTCGGTTAAAAAACGATTCCTCCGAGCTACAGACGGCTGAACCCGATCCTAAATAGACCTTGAACGTATTGTCGAACCGCTTCGTTAAGCTGCCGCCGGCCGCATGTCAGCAAGGGCCTCCGCGATCCGCTGCGGCGCCTTGGGACGCGCATACATCCGCTCGAGATATGCTTTAAGGTTGGGGAAATTGTCGATCAGCCCGTTTTCATTACCCCAGTCCAGAACGTAGGCGGTGACGCAGTCCGCGATGCTTATGGTATTGCCTACGATGAACTCGCGCCCATCCAGATGGCGGTCAAGTATTGCAGCCATCGACACAAACTCCTCTTTGGCGAGGGCAATGTCTTGTGGCAGACGCTTGTCTTCGGGATATACAAAGCTGTGTCGAGCTATCCGCCACAGGGGCTGTTCAAGCTCAGTGACCGCAAACATAGACCAGCGATACGCCTGCGCGCGCTCTGATAGGTCGGCGGGCATGAGCCTTTTGGCGCCATACTTCTCTGCCAAGTACATGACGATCGCGGCCGACTCTGTGAGTACAAGGTCGCCGTCGACCAGCACTGGAAGCTTTCCAGTGGGGTTCAGGCGCAGGAAGTCGGGGTGACGGTTCTCGCCGGCAAGGATGTTGACGGGCACAAACTCAAACTCCGCATCAAGTTCTTGAAGGGCCCAGCGTGCGCGGAGCGAGCGCGTAGGACCCAGTCCATACAGTTTCATCATTTTGGTTGTCCCCAGTTTCGTTTCAAAGAGAAAGCGGTGTCATGACATTGACAAAGACGTGGGGGGTGCGAGCGGCAAGCAGCTTCTGTTTCCGACGCATCGGCGTCTCATTGCCTAATATACCAACAGCTTGGTTCCCTGCCTAGCGTACGTTTCAAGCCATTTTTGAGACGGAGCGCTGCTTCGCTTCCTTTGGGGTGCACTGAGCTTTGCCAAGGAGCTCGACCAGCCGCGACTCGCATGGGGAGAGCTCATACCCCCGTCGTTGCGAGATCATGAATGTGAGCGAACCGAGGTGCCAGGCGTGGCGTTCAAGCTCGACGAGCTGTCCGTTCGCCAGGTCCCTGTCAACGAGGTGCCGTGGCAAGTGCCCCCAGCCGAGTCCGGCCTTGAGAAGATCACGTTTGGCGCCTAGATCATTGACCAGCCACTGGCGCTTGCCGGCGACGCCCTGTTGGATCTTTTCCGCTCCCGGCTGGTTGTCTGTAACGACGATCTGAACATGTCTGCCAAACTCGTCCATCGGGATGGGTGTCCGTGTTGAAGCCAGGGGGTGGGATGGTGCGCAAACCGTCACCATCTCTGCCGCACACAGCCAGTGGCGTTCTATGGCATCCGGGTCCACTTCTGGCACGTTCTCGATCGTGACAGCTAGGGCACACACTCTTTCGAACACCAGGTTCTCACCGCCTTGCATGGTCGTGATTCGCAGGTCGATCAGGGCGGTGTGGAACTCCGCTTGCAGCGTCTTCAAACAGTTGATCAGATAGGCGCGCGGAAAGTAGGCATCGATCGCAACTGAAACCTGTGGCGCCCCGGCCCTGGCGATCGAGCTGGCGCGGTTCTTCATCTCTTCGGTGCGTGAAATCACTGCCCGTGCGTCGGGCAAGAGGCTGTGCCCCGCCGCAGTGAGCTGCGCCTTCCGTGTGTTTCGCTCGAACAACTCGACATCAAATGCGCTTTCTAGCGCCTTGATTGCGTGGCTGATGGCTGACTGTGCGCGCCGGAGTTTCCGCGCCGCACCCGAAAAGCTTCCCTGATCGCAGACCGCAACGAACGCACGCAGTTGGTTGATGGTGACATTGTCGAGCATTTACATCTAAATAATAGATTGAATTAAGCAATTTTTCGTCAATTGTCTTGATATGTCAAGAGGTTCACAATGGCTTGACTTTCGATGGAGGACGCCAATCCGGCGGCGCTCCTGGCATCGGCCCCGCCGTCGACGGCGGCCTGGCGCAAATCTGACTAAAGGAAAATATATGAACTACGCAATTATTGGCTTCGGCGAGATCGGCCAGGCTCTGGCCAAGGCATTTGCCCGAAGCGGCATCGAAGTATCCGTTGCCACCACTCGCGGTCCGGAAAGCTTTGCATCCGCTGCGGCCGCGATCGGACCCGAGATCGTTCCCACCACACTGGCGGAAGCGGTCAAGGCGGACATCGTCTTTCTGGCGGTCCGTTACGAGTCGCACCGGAATGTCGCGAAGGCGCTGCCAACCTGGAAGGGAAAGATCATCATTGACGTGACCAATACCTACGGCACATCCCCCGAGGAACTGGGAGGACAGCCTTCTTCCAAGCTCGTCGCGCAGGCTTTCACTGGTGGCAGCTTGGTTAAGGGTTTCAACCATTTGGCCGCTGCTGTCCTTGGCCAGGATCCAACCGTACAGGGTGGCAGGAGAGTCGTGTTCCTGACAAGCGACGATGACGGTGCAGCAGCGCCGGTGGCTGCCCTAGCCGAGCGGCTAGGTTTCGCACCCGTCAATCTTGGGAAGCTTGAAGAGGGTGGCGCACTTGTGCACGCGCGGGACAAAATCTGGGGGCCTCTGATCTTCCAGGACCTGTTTAAGAAAGAGCCGCGAGCGATATAATTTAAAACGCTGCACCCAGTATGATCCATGTGTATCTAGTCGGATTTCTATGCTATTAAAGAAAGATTCTTCACATGCGATTGGATTGCCATGCCTTCAGCCATTGTCCTGCACCGAGCGGGACCCCCAGAGAACCTGAAATTTGAGCACATCAGCGTTCAAGACCCTTTGCCCGCAGAGATTCGACTCAGACATACCGCCGTTGGCGTGAATTTTCACGACACTTACGTCCGGTCGGGTTTGTATCAAACGCTCGCTTTACCCGGCATTCCAGGTATCGAAGGCGTCGGGGTCGTCACTGAGCTGGGAAGTGAAGTCAAGCACTTGAACGTTGGTGACCGTGTTGCATACATTCACCTAGGCTACGGCTCTTATTCGGAAGAACGCACGTTGCCTGCCAAGGCAGCAATTCGGTTACCTGCTGGTATCGATGACTACGTTGTCGCTGCCACTTTGCTCAAGGGTCTCACCGCGCAGGTTCTGATCCATGAGGTTTATGCCGTTAAACCTGGAGACTGGGTGCTTGTCCACGCCACAGCAGGAGGTGTTGGTTCCTTGCTCAGCCAATGGGCCAGGCACTTGGGCGCTAGGGTCATTGGTACGGTGGGTTCAGAACCTAAAGTGGATTTGGCCCAGCGCTACGGATGTAGTCATGTCATTCAGTACAGACAAGAGGATTTTGTCGCTCGGGTTAACGATATTACGAGCGGCGAAGGGGTGCAGGTGGTATACGACGCCGTTGGCAAGGACACTTTCTTAGGCTCTCTAGCATGCTTGGCGCCATGTGGGCATCTGGCAAATTACGGGCAGGCATCGGGCCCCGTACCGCCGTTTGAAGTATCTGCCTTGTTCTCTAAGTCCAACTCGCTGTCCCGGCCGAGCGTATTCCAACACCTGAGGACAACCGAGAAACTGCATGCCGCAGCAGCCACGCTTTTCAAAGCACTGAACGATCAGATTTTGCAGCCTGGTCATATCGCAACATTTGATCTCGCCAAGGCAGCGCAAGCGCATCACGAGATGGAGTCCAGATCACGACAAGGGTCAGTGATACTCACGATATAGCCGATGGGACTACGGAGTTCACGTCGACGCGGTAATCCTTCGATCGATAAGCCCGACAGCAATTATGGCGCCTGACTTCGAGAAGCTGACACTGACGCTCGAGCTAAAACTGCGACCTGTCAGAGTCGTCGGCCTTCAACAGGGAGTTAGGCGTCCCTGTGCCTTTGGCGCTGTATAACGACATGCGTGGCCTTCTCCGACGCTACGAATCCGGCAGCGGCCGCCCGTGCTTGACCTAGCGCCTCGCGAATGCCGCCTGTTATGAAGTGGAGCGTGTGTGTTGGGAATAGCCATTGGTGCAACTCCGTTCCGCCAACGCCTAAAAACCCATCCATATACCAATGCATTGCCCACGAGCAACCCTAACGCAAGCCATATCTGAATCTGGCGGGTGAGCCCTGGTGGGTAGATGATTTGCGTGAGGTAATGCTCGATAAAACCGCCGTAATACCCCTCTTGCCCTGCAAGCTGACGCAGGCTGTTCTCTAGCGGGGTAAGCGGGCATATCCATCCGAGCCCGACCGCAGCGGCGCCCCAGGCTAGTGCGGCAAGATGCCAGGGCGCGACGCGCGGCTTCCATACGACGAGCAGGCCGCCGAACATGACAAAAGCCACGAACAAGGCATGAGTCAGCAAAACAAGGTCGGCAAAGACTCGGTACATAAAAAGTCCGTGTTGGAAGCTGTATCTCAGTACAGGTTCATCAATTTAGCGTCACAAGCAGTGGCGATCAAGATCAATATTCGTACTTGGGCCATACGCCTGGTTTCCTTTTCAGACACATCGAAACATGGCCCTGCTTTCCAGAGCAGGACCATGGCGTAGCTGCATGGCGATCTGTCTGTTGTCGGCTAAAAGTTCAGCTCTTGCTGCTATAGCAAGCTCACCCCAAGGGCTATTATCATCATGCCGTATATCCACCTGTGTGGCGCGCGAGCGTCTCTTCCACTATGCCCATAGCCCAGCCACAGTCCTTCTTGCATGTGCATGCTTTTTCCTTCCTTGCCTTGATTTTCCGACAGTTTGCTCTAGTGAGTGGGTGGCGCCACCTTGCCCTGGCTGCGCTGTTGATCGCATGGGCGACAACGGCGTGGTCTGACACCGTCTGGCTCAAAAACGGCGATCGCCTGACCGGCACAATCAAGTCTCTTGATGGCGGGCAGCTCTTGATGGACACCGAGTATGGAGGCGTCCTGCGCATCAAGTTCGATCATGTGGCAACGCTGCAAAGCGACGGCGAGCTGGTCGTAAGCGATCAGTCGCTGCGCCGCAGCTATCTGGCGAAACTCGGCCGTGCGGAGTCGGGGCAGGTGACGCTGGTGGGAATACGCCGCGACGCGGATGGCGCCCGGACGCCTGTGGATGACAGTGTGCCGCTAAGCGAGGTCGAACGCGTGGTCAGGCCCAAGCCTTTGATCCGCGACACGCTGGTGTCGGGCACGCTTGATCTGGGCCTGAGCCGGAAGTCGGCATCAACCAAAAGTCAGGATTACAGCGCAGCATTGCGAGGCGAGGCCCGTCATGGGGTGTGGCGCCATCAGCTTGAGGCAAACTATGCCAAGCTGAAGGAAAACGAGAGTATCACCACCGACACCTATGGCGCTACATACTCGCTTGACGGGTTTTTGACGGAAAAGGTGTTCTGGCAGGGCCGCCTGACGCACGAACGAGACTTCGTCGAAGATCTTGATCGTCAAACTGGCTACGGCACCGGCCCTGGATATCAGTTCTGGGACAACGATCTGGGTGCATTTTCGTTGGCGCTGCTGTTGGGCCGTATGCACTACGGCTACAGCGACGGCAGTTCCGACAGCTTCTATGCCGTAAGCCTGCGCTGGGACTACACACGCTATTTCCGAGCCAAGCAATTCGAGATTTTCGCCCGGGGCGAATTCGCCCGGCCACTGAGCAATGCGGCCGATTTCAGTTTGAACGCAGAGATGGGCGGGCGCTACAACGTCAACGACTGGGCCTCTGTTTACCTCAAGCTGTCGCGCAACCAGGTCAGCGGATCACGAAAGAATCTGAACGAGAATCTGATAAGCACCGGCCTGGGCATCAAATGGTGAGCATGCAGGGCCAGAACCCGATCGCCAAGCTGCCTTAGTCACTTTCAACGCAGCTTGGCTACAGTGTCGCCAGACACATCCCCCTTTTGGCCGCCGAACTCGACCCGCAGGTAATTGGCAAGCTCAGCCATCTGGGCATTGTCCAGGGCGTCGGCAAAGCCGGGCATGGCCTGCCGGCTTTGATTACCGGGAAAGTCTTTTTGCTCTAGTCCGTGCAGCATGACATGAAGAAGGTTATGCGGATCCGGATTGCGAACGGTTGAATTGCCCGCCAGCGCTACGGTTACATTGGGTTTGCCTTGCCCTTGCGCCGCATGGCAGCCTGCGCACAAGGCCAGGTAATGGCTGCGCCCCGTACCCAGGGTGGCGATTGAGGTGAACAAGTTGAGTGCGACGCCGTCCTTGCGAATCTGCATGGGCAGGAAAGGCAGCGCGAGCGCATCAAGATTTGCTAAAGGTGTTGCCGTGCTTACCCCGGGCAACACGTCGGGCAATAAAATGGATACAAATGTTATTTATCGAAAACCCTTGCCCTCTTGTAGAATCGTCGAAAGTCCACAGTCATGTAGGATTTTCACCCAAGAAAAGGAGAGAGGCAATGTCAAGGCAGGTGACTAATTACGGGGTTTTCTTGAGTAAGATGGCGGCGGCTTCCTGGCTGCTGGCATTTTCTACTGTAGCGTTTTCTGCGCCAGAACTGTCCGAGGCCACACCGGAAGATGCTGGGATGTCTTCAGAGCGGCTAACAAAAATAAAGAACTATTTTGACCAAGAGGCTGAAGCGGGCCGACTTCCGGGTGGCGTCATTGCCATTGCGCGAGATGGCAAGCTCGTCATGCATGAATCCTTCGGGGCTCAGAATCCCAGTGCAGAAGGCGCAATGCCCAATGATGCGATTTTTCGCATCTACTCGATGACAAAACCGCTAGTGTCGGTGGCAGCAATGCAGCTAGTGGAAGATGGAACGATTCAACTCACCGACCCGGTTTCAAAATGGTTACCCGAGTTCCAGGATATGAAGGTGAGCAGTGGCACCAAGGGCTCCGATGGAAAAATGACGTATGAACAGGTGCCGGCACAGCAAGCGATGACAGTGCAGGATCTGCTGCGTCATACGGCGGGCCTGGCTTATGGTGAAATTACCGCCAATGAGGAGATTAAACAGGCTTATCAGGCGGCGGGCGCCTACAAGCCAGGCGAGGGCGAATTCGATTCAAGGGGCGTAACGCCTGCAGAGCAAGTAGCCGCTATTGCCAAAGCACCTCTGGCACACCAGCCAGGGACCGTCTGGGAATACAGTATGGCTTCCGACATCCTGGGCCGTGTCGTCGAATCTGCTTCAGACAAGACTCTGGGTGAATTTTTGAATGAGCGGGTTTTTTCACCCTTAAAGATGCAAGACACAGGTTTCCATGTTCCGGACCCAAAGCACAGCCGCATTGCCGAATCGTTTGAAGTCGATCCTTGGACAAAGAAGACATACCCCTTGCTTGATGTATCGACGCCACCTAAAAATGACTCAGGCGGTGCGGGGGCTGTGTCAACGGCGCTGGACTATCTGCGCTTTTCTCAGATGCTGCTCAATGGAGGCAAGCTTGATGATGCCCAAGTCCTTAGTCCGACTACGGTTAAGTTAATGACCTCTGATCATCTGGGCGACCGTAAATCCAATCCGCTAAGCCCCGGTGCGCTGCTACTTGGAACGCCCGAGGGATACACCTTTGGTTTGGGATTTCTTGTACGAGAAGAACCAGGCATGGCGGGTGTTCATGGATCGGCAGGCGAATTTATGTGGGCCGGGTACGCCGGTACTTTTTTCTGGGTTGACCCATCAGAGAAGCTTGCTGTTGTGTTGATGACTCAACAGTCTGGCCCCTCACGTGCGCACTATCGTAGAGCAATGAAAAATTTGGTCAGTCAGGCGATTGTGGATTGATCCGCATCCACCCGAACTTTCTTCGGGCGCCCGCGCGGCGCCGGGGTGGTTCTGCGGGTGGTGTGCGACGCCACTCGCGCCAGAAAATCCGCTTCCCCCAATACCCACTGGCCAAACAAGGCTTGCTCGATGC includes:
- a CDS encoding cupin domain-containing protein — translated: MAANTSTDQHFSVSHLNEDDFKTGGLRSYSSYRDLGVALATHGAATAHVIRMTAPFSESFSERHRHDIQLQLIYVLKGWFKTDFEGEGVHTMKEGSCWVQPPNIRHTVLGWSDDCELLEIILPAEHDTIVEE
- a CDS encoding YdeI/OmpD-associated family protein; amino-acid sequence: MSTFKTILHRPAQPGKDDTWAFLVLPKAVSSTLPRRGRTSVEGTINGHPFQTTLEPDGKLSHWLKLSKALQEVAGVTPGDMVTVQISPATPEPEPQLPDDLREALAALPAAKSTWDGTTTIARLDWIHWVESAKQAKTRTRRVENACDMLASGKKRVCCFDPSGYYSKSLSAPKADK
- a CDS encoding glutathione S-transferase family protein, translated to MKLYGLGPTRSLRARWALQELDAEFEFVPVNILAGENRHPDFLRLNPTGKLPVLVDGDLVLTESAAIVMYLAEKYGAKRLMPADLSERAQAYRWSMFAVTELEQPLWRIARHSFVYPEDKRLPQDIALAKEEFVSMAAILDRHLDGREFIVGNTISIADCVTAYVLDWGNENGLIDNFPNLKAYLERMYARPKAPQRIAEALADMRPAAA
- a CDS encoding LysR family transcriptional regulator, which encodes MLDNVTINQLRAFVAVCDQGSFSGAARKLRRAQSAISHAIKALESAFDVELFERNTRKAQLTAAGHSLLPDARAVISRTEEMKNRASSIARAGAPQVSVAIDAYFPRAYLINCLKTLQAEFHTALIDLRITTMQGGENLVFERVCALAVTIENVPEVDPDAIERHWLCAAEMVTVCAPSHPLASTRTPIPMDEFGRHVQIVVTDNQPGAEKIQQGVAGKRQWLVNDLGAKRDLLKAGLGWGHLPRHLVDRDLANGQLVELERHAWHLGSLTFMISQRRGYELSPCESRLVELLGKAQCTPKEAKQRSVSKMA
- a CDS encoding NADPH-dependent F420 reductase, whose product is MNYAIIGFGEIGQALAKAFARSGIEVSVATTRGPESFASAAAAIGPEIVPTTLAEAVKADIVFLAVRYESHRNVAKALPTWKGKIIIDVTNTYGTSPEELGGQPSSKLVAQAFTGGSLVKGFNHLAAAVLGQDPTVQGGRRVVFLTSDDDGAAAPVAALAERLGFAPVNLGKLEEGGALVHARDKIWGPLIFQDLFKKEPRAI
- a CDS encoding quinone oxidoreductase, which gives rise to MPSAIVLHRAGPPENLKFEHISVQDPLPAEIRLRHTAVGVNFHDTYVRSGLYQTLALPGIPGIEGVGVVTELGSEVKHLNVGDRVAYIHLGYGSYSEERTLPAKAAIRLPAGIDDYVVAATLLKGLTAQVLIHEVYAVKPGDWVLVHATAGGVGSLLSQWARHLGARVIGTVGSEPKVDLAQRYGCSHVIQYRQEDFVARVNDITSGEGVQVVYDAVGKDTFLGSLACLAPCGHLANYGQASGPVPPFEVSALFSKSNSLSRPSVFQHLRTTEKLHAAAATLFKALNDQILQPGHIATFDLAKAAQAHHEMESRSRQGSVILTI
- a CDS encoding DUF2784 domain-containing protein, yielding MYRVFADLVLLTHALFVAFVMFGGLLVVWKPRVAPWHLAALAWGAAAVGLGWICPLTPLENSLRQLAGQEGYYGGFIEHYLTQIIYPPGLTRQIQIWLALGLLVGNALVYGWVFRRWRNGVAPMAIPNTHAPLHNRRHSRGARSSTGGRCRIRSVGEGHACRYTAPKAQGRLTPC
- a CDS encoding DUF481 domain-containing protein, whose protein sequence is MPIAQPQSFLHVHAFSFLALIFRQFALVSGWRHLALAALLIAWATTAWSDTVWLKNGDRLTGTIKSLDGGQLLMDTEYGGVLRIKFDHVATLQSDGELVVSDQSLRRSYLAKLGRAESGQVTLVGIRRDADGARTPVDDSVPLSEVERVVRPKPLIRDTLVSGTLDLGLSRKSASTKSQDYSAALRGEARHGVWRHQLEANYAKLKENESITTDTYGATYSLDGFLTEKVFWQGRLTHERDFVEDLDRQTGYGTGPGYQFWDNDLGAFSLALLLGRMHYGYSDGSSDSFYAVSLRWDYTRYFRAKQFEIFARGEFARPLSNAADFSLNAEMGGRYNVNDWASVYLKLSRNQVSGSRKNLNENLISTGLGIKW
- a CDS encoding cytochrome c, producing MLPGVSTATPLANLDALALPFLPMQIRKDGVALNLFTSIATLGTGRSHYLALCAGCHAAQGQGKPNVTVALAGNSTVRNPDPHNLLHVMLHGLEQKDFPGNQSRQAMPGFADALDNAQMAELANYLRVEFGGQKGDVSGDTVAKLR
- a CDS encoding serine hydrolase; the protein is MLFIENPCPLVESSKVHSHVGFSPKKRREAMSRQVTNYGVFLSKMAAASWLLAFSTVAFSAPELSEATPEDAGMSSERLTKIKNYFDQEAEAGRLPGGVIAIARDGKLVMHESFGAQNPSAEGAMPNDAIFRIYSMTKPLVSVAAMQLVEDGTIQLTDPVSKWLPEFQDMKVSSGTKGSDGKMTYEQVPAQQAMTVQDLLRHTAGLAYGEITANEEIKQAYQAAGAYKPGEGEFDSRGVTPAEQVAAIAKAPLAHQPGTVWEYSMASDILGRVVESASDKTLGEFLNERVFSPLKMQDTGFHVPDPKHSRIAESFEVDPWTKKTYPLLDVSTPPKNDSGGAGAVSTALDYLRFSQMLLNGGKLDDAQVLSPTTVKLMTSDHLGDRKSNPLSPGALLLGTPEGYTFGLGFLVREEPGMAGVHGSAGEFMWAGYAGTFFWVDPSEKLAVVLMTQQSGPSRAHYRRAMKNLVSQAIVD